In one window of Coleofasciculus chthonoplastes PCC 7420 DNA:
- a CDS encoding CHAT domain-containing protein, with amino-acid sequence MVEYQQLDIALSVIVLCLSNSLAVARGADTEKLKPVPVPTTAYSKLKPTTSSSLAQASTTPSPQQPSTPSKPSESEPEVLISEVIVTGVEGQIKDIIYAAIETKPGTIFNQSKVQADAGIIYSYGTFSDVRWVLQDTRLTFEVKLNPVLRSVEIVGTPTPPQNFIDSIFSEQYGVVLAWQSLAREIERLNQWYQKSDYFFARVVESQPIIMQPQVTEDGTVMLTVSEGKIKDIQVRFLGTKGEIRDEQGKPISGKIPISTILQAMESKPGQVFRRDRLASDLQRIFGLGFFEDVRVSLDYEQDSNQVSVEIDVIEKPDEKSLEELGITPALRQQAIASDVTRSLGEIYFDWEDYQKAQVKFQEVLQIYRATNEKNRQAITLNRIGRVHDAVKEYPEAIANYQEALQTLESIENLVEQAGVLNNLSNTHDELGDLYKDMGNMSASRQEYQLALEYRRKSLSLFQELKTIPPEVEAGVFLNTIGLLYNDLKNYQQAHDIYQQALRLVQTTEQQPNQVAYPYDTFDDITANSKLFSDINFLKGMILFNMGNTYQRSGNYQQAIYAFHTSLSLMQSARQTYERQGFPEFPKDSRAWVLMFESWSAGYLGITYANVREPQLAQKYREEALKVASKIGVNAVENFTRNFFTSFSSDPNLDEVESIRQSRSFWTSFGTQGETIWQIYLADTLAESEEMNDKQQALDLYNQALSQIQENKEFLRANTLNSVGKLLIDIGNPQEAITWHQQALNLLQKLKNSRGEAATLSLLGNAFSNLKQYDQALAFYNQALQMQRELQDSSGEADTRYGIASLERSRGNFIQARNEIEAAIKIVESKPKETETGAGVSFRIESLTEDFRNSVSGQLTGTSYTEIIDAQPLELNSSDYGSYINLASYLESKQRYYEFYIDLLMQQHQKHPERGYDREALELSERSRGRSLQTFVNAATINNETQAQTLAEQNAVALNQPLKFVEIQQLLDQDTLLLEYFLGKERSYLWVVSRDEQSNTSTIKSYVLPKGKDIEQVARRFYDFLTVPSLRVRPNKTAQAGIKLSEMILAPAREQLKQQRLLIAADGILQYIPFSALPIPQADQTLDPENIAASTQPLLVNHEVVNLPSASVLALIRQRQGTRHPAPQELAVFADPVFDLEDKRLVINSDQMAPQFQLFSSALTASTGTHSNPNLPGIIQLYPRLPGTRESAEQILAFVPESERRQLFDFDANLENAASPELQQYNIVHFDTHGILDSQNPEKSGVVLSGVNREGEWQMGLLSPRLVFNLQLPAELIVLSGCRTGLGKQVKGEGLVGLTSSFMYAGAERVVVSLWSVEDRATSELMTRFYQGIFQEQLPVAKALRKAQLSMLQDPQWQLPYYWAAFTLQGEWN; translated from the coding sequence GTGGTAGAATATCAGCAACTCGACATAGCCTTGTCTGTTATCGTTCTGTGTCTGTCAAACTCGCTAGCAGTCGCTCGTGGAGCGGATACCGAAAAACTCAAACCTGTGCCAGTGCCTACCACAGCATATTCTAAGCTAAAACCGACGACCTCCAGCTCCCTGGCACAAGCTTCTACAACCCCATCTCCACAACAACCATCTACTCCATCTAAACCGAGTGAATCAGAACCAGAAGTGTTAATATCTGAGGTTATAGTCACGGGGGTAGAAGGTCAAATTAAAGATATAATTTACGCAGCCATTGAGACTAAACCAGGAACTATCTTTAACCAGTCTAAAGTACAAGCAGATGCAGGAATTATCTATTCTTATGGCACTTTCTCAGATGTCCGATGGGTGCTGCAAGATACAAGGCTGACGTTTGAGGTAAAGCTTAATCCAGTGTTACGCTCGGTGGAAATTGTTGGAACCCCAACTCCACCTCAGAATTTTATTGACAGTATTTTCTCTGAGCAGTATGGTGTAGTATTAGCATGGCAATCCTTAGCAAGAGAAATTGAGAGATTAAACCAATGGTATCAAAAAAGTGACTATTTTTTTGCTCGTGTGGTGGAAAGTCAGCCAATAATTATGCAGCCACAAGTCACGGAAGATGGCACGGTTATGTTGACGGTTTCAGAAGGTAAAATCAAGGATATTCAGGTTCGATTCCTTGGCACAAAGGGGGAAATAAGAGATGAGCAAGGTAAGCCTATTTCTGGTAAAATACCCATTTCTACAATTTTACAGGCAATGGAATCAAAGCCTGGACAGGTGTTTAGGCGAGATCGACTTGCTAGCGATCTGCAAAGAATATTTGGGTTAGGTTTTTTTGAAGATGTGCGAGTCTCATTGGACTATGAACAAGACTCTAATCAAGTCTCTGTAGAGATAGATGTTATTGAGAAACCAGATGAAAAATCTTTAGAAGAGTTAGGAATAACACCCGCATTACGACAACAAGCGATCGCATCTGATGTAACTAGATCGCTTGGTGAGATATACTTCGACTGGGAAGACTATCAAAAGGCACAAGTTAAGTTCCAAGAAGTGCTGCAAATCTACCGAGCGACTAACGAAAAAAACAGACAGGCTATAACGCTTAATCGTATTGGTCGCGTCCACGATGCAGTAAAAGAGTATCCGGAGGCAATTGCTAACTATCAAGAAGCTTTGCAAACTTTAGAGTCTATAGAAAATCTCGTTGAGCAAGCCGGAGTTCTTAACAACCTGAGCAACACTCATGATGAGCTTGGTGATTTATACAAGGATATGGGAAATATGTCAGCTTCTCGACAGGAGTATCAATTAGCACTCGAATATCGCCGAAAGTCGCTATCACTCTTCCAAGAATTGAAGACTATACCTCCTGAAGTAGAAGCCGGGGTTTTTCTTAATACTATTGGACTTCTTTACAATGACTTAAAAAATTATCAACAAGCGCATGATATCTACCAGCAAGCACTGCGGTTAGTACAGACGACTGAGCAGCAACCAAATCAAGTTGCCTACCCATACGATACATTTGATGATATTACAGCTAATTCAAAACTTTTTTCGGACATAAACTTCCTGAAAGGAATGATTCTTTTTAATATGGGTAATACCTATCAACGTTCGGGTAATTACCAGCAAGCAATATATGCATTTCATACTTCTTTATCGCTAATGCAATCCGCTAGACAGACTTATGAAAGACAAGGGTTTCCAGAATTTCCTAAAGATTCAAGGGCTTGGGTCCTAATGTTCGAGAGTTGGTCAGCAGGTTACCTTGGTATAACTTACGCAAATGTAAGAGAACCTCAATTAGCACAAAAGTATCGTGAAGAAGCACTGAAAGTAGCATCAAAAATTGGGGTAAATGCTGTAGAAAATTTTACTCGTAACTTCTTCACCTCCTTCTCGTCTGACCCAAACTTGGATGAAGTTGAATCTATTAGACAATCACGTTCATTTTGGACGTCTTTTGGAACTCAAGGGGAAACAATTTGGCAGATTTATCTTGCTGATACACTCGCTGAATCTGAGGAAATGAATGATAAGCAGCAGGCACTTGATTTGTATAACCAAGCACTTTCTCAAATACAAGAAAATAAAGAGTTTTTACGAGCTAATACACTCAATTCCGTTGGTAAATTACTTATAGATATAGGAAACCCCCAAGAGGCAATCACCTGGCATCAACAAGCTTTGAACTTATTGCAAAAGCTCAAGAATAGCCGTGGAGAAGCGGCAACACTTTCGTTGCTTGGGAATGCATTCTCTAACCTAAAACAGTATGACCAAGCTCTTGCTTTCTATAATCAAGCATTGCAAATGCAGCGAGAATTGCAGGATAGTTCAGGAGAAGCTGATACTCGTTATGGCATTGCATCCCTCGAACGTAGTCGGGGAAATTTCATCCAAGCTCGGAATGAAATAGAAGCAGCTATTAAAATTGTCGAATCAAAGCCCAAAGAGACTGAAACTGGTGCTGGTGTTAGTTTTAGAATTGAATCTTTAACTGAGGATTTTAGAAATTCTGTCTCCGGTCAGTTGACAGGTACAAGCTACACAGAAATTATCGATGCTCAACCCCTTGAACTCAACAGTAGTGACTATGGGTCATACATCAACCTAGCTTCCTACCTTGAGAGTAAACAGAGATACTACGAGTTCTACATTGACTTGTTGATGCAACAACATCAGAAGCATCCAGAGCGGGGATACGATAGAGAAGCTCTGGAACTCAGTGAACGCTCTCGCGGACGCAGCCTTCAAACCTTTGTTAATGCAGCAACAATCAACAATGAAACTCAGGCTCAAACGCTTGCTGAACAAAACGCTGTGGCGTTAAATCAGCCCCTGAAATTTGTAGAAATTCAACAGTTACTTGATCAGGATACGTTACTGCTAGAGTATTTTCTGGGTAAGGAACGTAGCTACTTGTGGGTTGTATCTAGAGATGAGCAATCAAATACTAGCACCATCAAGAGTTATGTGCTACCTAAAGGCAAAGACATTGAACAAGTAGCACGGCGTTTCTATGACTTCTTGACTGTACCCAGTTTGCGAGTTAGACCGAATAAAACAGCCCAAGCTGGAATAAAACTCAGTGAGATGATTCTCGCTCCCGCTCGTGAGCAACTTAAACAACAGCGTTTGTTAATTGCAGCCGATGGCATTCTCCAATACATCCCCTTTAGTGCTTTACCAATTCCTCAGGCTGATCAGACGCTAGATCCTGAAAATATTGCGGCTTCAACTCAACCCTTGCTGGTAAATCATGAAGTTGTCAATCTCCCCTCCGCATCAGTTCTGGCTCTGATTCGCCAACGTCAAGGAACTCGTCATCCCGCGCCTCAAGAATTAGCGGTATTTGCTGACCCCGTTTTCGATCTAGAGGACAAGCGATTGGTGATAAACTCTGATCAGATGGCTCCACAATTCCAGCTATTTTCTTCAGCACTAACGGCATCAACGGGAACCCATTCAAATCCTAACCTTCCTGGTATTATTCAACTCTACCCGCGATTACCAGGAACCCGTGAATCGGCAGAACAGATTCTGGCTTTTGTTCCCGAATCGGAGCGACGACAATTGTTTGATTTCGATGCCAATCTGGAAAATGCGGCTAGTCCAGAATTGCAGCAGTATAACATTGTTCATTTTGACACCCACGGTATTCTAGATAGTCAGAATCCTGAAAAGTCTGGTGTGGTTTTGTCAGGAGTTAATCGAGAGGGTGAATGGCAAATGGGATTGCTTTCCCCTAGACTGGTTTTTAATCTACAGTTACCTGCCGAGCTGATTGTTTTGAGCGGTTGTCGTACTGGCTTAGGTAAACAAGTCAAGGGAGAAGGGCTGGTTGGTTTAACCAGCAGCTTCATGTATGCGGGAGCCGAGCGGGTAGTTGTGAGTCTGTGGAGTGTTGAAGATCGGGCAACCTCTGAACTAATGACTCGGTTCTATCAAGGTATATTTCAGGAGCAACTCCCAGTTGCCAAAGCACTGAGAAAAGCTCAACTTTCTATGTTACAAGATCCCCAATGGCAACTTCCTTACTACTGGGCAGCTTTTACGCTACAAGGAGAGTGGAATTGA
- a CDS encoding anthranilate synthase component II gives MIVVIDNYDSFTYNLVQYLGELGFTFPIATDIQVYRNDQIDLDQLRQLNPDGIVISPGPGRPDDAGISCELIDQLGATVPILGVCLGHQSIGQVFGGNIISAPLLMHGKTSEIYHTGVGVFQNLPNPFVATRYHSLVIERDTCPEALEITAWVEDGTIMGVRHRNYPHLQGVQFHPESVLTDCGKQLLQNFLVSLPASTQNPMVLA, from the coding sequence TTGATTGTTGTCATTGATAACTACGACAGTTTTACCTATAACTTGGTGCAGTATCTAGGGGAACTTGGGTTCACATTTCCGATTGCCACGGATATTCAGGTATACCGCAATGACCAAATTGACCTAGATCAACTGCGCCAATTAAATCCCGATGGGATAGTAATTTCCCCAGGACCCGGACGTCCGGATGATGCCGGGATCTCTTGTGAGTTAATTGACCAACTTGGTGCAACTGTACCCATCTTAGGCGTTTGTCTGGGTCATCAAAGTATTGGTCAAGTCTTTGGCGGAAACATTATCTCAGCCCCCCTGTTGATGCATGGCAAAACCTCGGAAATTTATCATACTGGCGTCGGTGTTTTCCAGAATTTGCCCAATCCCTTTGTCGCCACTCGATATCACAGTCTAGTAATTGAGCGAGACACCTGTCCAGAGGCGCTGGAAATTACTGCTTGGGTAGAAGATGGCACAATTATGGGGGTGAGACACCGGAACTATCCCCATCTTCAAGGCGTCCAATTTCATCCAGAGAGTGTTTTGACCGATTGCGGTAAACAGTTATTGCAAAATTTCTTAGTTTCTCTTCCAGCATCGACTCAAAACCCAATGGTTCTAGCTTAA
- a CDS encoding CHASE2 domain-containing protein: MELFELYLSPNQHPTRFRAIVTQSPASEGETESSLPFFEGENDWRTTLIKTLESTSFNPKNFPKLGEQDWMVKVGILTSDRSAFDPHRLKTIGRSLYQALFPPGSKVEKALQSALRVAEGKNTQLHIQFKFEADSVQRLRLADYPWELIHDGQRFLAHYQVTFSRYIAHDTVPPNLPPVEQMNVLLVSSAAFDPDEGLKQLSTQEQQAIYQGLQNAQQTGHIRLFKLERATQNQLRAYLTEHRGAEAPHVLHFDGHGLFGKRCLNEQCGTIHKGIKADRCRVCNTALPEAQGYMVFEDEQGQPDYVSAKELGAMLHLSSFTDSDRQSSRVALTVLSACQSGMAVAGDSVFNGTAQNLIGHRIPAVVAMQYSVSVQSATKFAEQFYRSLGQKNSLAIAVSQGREAMGAEGNQWYRPVLYLRWQDNQGGQLFAASNTIASPIALTSNPVDQLVAPPPLPTPPLPGLVKPVHPVWLSGLSLRTILTISLMVTGTLIGLRFFGQLEWLELKAFDHLMQLRGDEGVDSRLLIVEITDNDILAQNSRQEKGQGTLADPSLNRLLDRLEPHKPRLIGLDLYRDFPADPTVPGLVENMGQNHFYAVCKVPETDQHGKKIAPGIDPPKELAPERIGFSDFVVDIDNTVRRHLMALEPLPGSACRTERSFSLLLAHRYLQLEPGKNSEYHNPFRSGKNLQLGGILFQKLQPFTGGYQDVNADGFQVLLNYRATGSGAANVAKRLTLEQVLNNQFDPEDVHDKIVLIGVTATQGIHDNWSTPYGTIPGIIVHAHMISQILSAVLDSRPLLQVWSQYIEILWIGGWSFVGGILAGYLRSPKHLGIATGGGVLVLYLTCLISLTVGNLWIPLIPSALALVGTSGIVKYMAFLSRDRTARLPHQS, translated from the coding sequence GTGGAACTCTTTGAGCTATATCTGTCTCCCAACCAGCATCCCACTCGATTTAGAGCGATCGTGACTCAATCTCCTGCTAGTGAAGGGGAAACCGAGTCATCCCTACCCTTTTTTGAGGGAGAAAACGACTGGCGAACTACCCTGATCAAGACTCTGGAATCTACCAGCTTCAATCCTAAAAATTTCCCCAAGCTGGGAGAACAGGATTGGATGGTTAAAGTGGGAATCCTGACGAGCGATCGCTCTGCTTTTGACCCCCATAGGCTCAAAACGATTGGGCGATCGCTCTACCAGGCACTTTTTCCTCCTGGTAGTAAAGTAGAGAAGGCATTGCAGTCAGCCCTGCGGGTTGCTGAGGGCAAAAATACCCAACTGCATATCCAGTTTAAGTTTGAAGCAGATTCGGTGCAGCGCTTGAGGCTGGCAGATTATCCCTGGGAATTGATCCATGACGGGCAACGATTTTTAGCCCATTACCAGGTTACGTTTTCTCGCTATATTGCCCATGACACCGTTCCGCCTAATTTACCGCCAGTTGAACAAATGAATGTCTTGCTGGTTTCATCGGCTGCTTTCGATCCTGACGAAGGATTGAAACAACTTTCTACCCAAGAACAGCAAGCCATTTATCAGGGACTCCAGAATGCCCAACAAACAGGACATATTCGCCTGTTTAAACTCGAACGTGCTACCCAGAATCAGCTACGAGCCTATTTAACCGAACATCGGGGAGCAGAAGCTCCTCATGTATTACATTTTGATGGTCATGGTCTATTTGGTAAACGTTGTCTAAATGAGCAGTGTGGCACGATCCATAAAGGAATCAAAGCTGATCGATGCCGAGTGTGCAATACAGCCTTACCTGAAGCCCAAGGGTACATGGTTTTTGAGGATGAGCAGGGTCAACCCGATTATGTTAGTGCCAAAGAACTGGGCGCGATGTTGCATCTGTCAAGCTTTACAGATAGCGATCGCCAATCTTCAAGGGTGGCCTTAACGGTACTCAGTGCTTGTCAATCTGGAATGGCAGTCGCCGGAGACTCTGTATTTAATGGCACAGCTCAAAATTTGATCGGTCACCGGATACCTGCGGTGGTAGCCATGCAGTATTCCGTTAGTGTTCAGAGTGCAACCAAGTTTGCCGAGCAGTTTTATCGCTCTCTGGGACAGAAAAACTCTCTGGCAATAGCAGTAAGTCAGGGACGAGAAGCAATGGGGGCTGAAGGCAATCAGTGGTATCGTCCGGTTCTCTACTTGCGCTGGCAAGATAATCAAGGTGGACAGCTATTTGCTGCGTCCAATACTATCGCTTCGCCGATCGCGTTAACATCTAATCCGGTGGATCAGTTGGTTGCACCACCTCCGTTGCCAACACCACCATTACCAGGGTTAGTTAAACCAGTTCACCCAGTCTGGCTCAGTGGTTTGAGTCTCCGGACTATACTAACAATCAGTCTAATGGTAACGGGTACGTTGATTGGGTTACGCTTTTTTGGTCAGTTGGAATGGTTGGAATTAAAAGCGTTTGACCACCTGATGCAACTCCGAGGGGATGAAGGTGTGGATTCACGCTTGTTAATTGTCGAAATTACTGACAATGATATTCTGGCGCAAAATAGTCGTCAGGAGAAAGGACAAGGAACGTTGGCAGATCCGTCGCTCAACCGCCTTCTGGACAGGCTAGAGCCGCATAAACCTCGATTAATTGGTTTGGATTTATATCGTGACTTTCCTGCTGATCCCACTGTGCCAGGGTTAGTGGAAAATATGGGACAAAACCACTTTTATGCAGTCTGTAAAGTACCTGAAACCGACCAGCACGGTAAAAAAATTGCACCGGGTATTGATCCACCCAAGGAATTAGCACCAGAACGTATTGGTTTCAGCGATTTTGTCGTAGACATTGACAATACCGTGCGTCGGCATCTTATGGCTTTAGAACCCTTACCCGGTTCGGCTTGTCGGACAGAACGCTCGTTTAGCTTGTTGCTGGCACATCGTTATTTGCAATTAGAGCCGGGAAAAAACAGCGAGTATCACAATCCGTTCCGATCGGGGAAGAATCTGCAACTGGGTGGTATCCTCTTCCAAAAACTACAACCCTTTACTGGCGGTTATCAGGATGTGAATGCTGATGGTTTTCAAGTGTTGCTGAATTACCGTGCTACGGGTTCTGGAGCAGCAAATGTGGCTAAACGCTTGACCCTGGAACAAGTTTTAAATAATCAATTTGATCCAGAAGATGTGCATGACAAAATTGTTTTGATTGGTGTAACGGCGACTCAAGGGATTCACGATAATTGGTCTACACCCTATGGTACGATTCCTGGCATCATCGTACATGCTCACATGATCAGTCAAATTCTCAGTGCTGTACTCGATAGCCGACCTCTCTTACAAGTCTGGTCACAGTATATAGAAATTCTCTGGATTGGCGGCTGGTCTTTCGTCGGCGGTATTTTGGCAGGCTACCTGCGATCGCCCAAGCACTTGGGAATCGCCACAGGCGGCGGAGTTCTCGTATTATATTTGACTTGCTTGATCAGTTTAACAGTTGGTAATCTTTGGATACCATTGATTCCATCGGCACTGGCTTTAGTCGGTACCAGTGGAATCGTCAAATATATGGCTTTCCTATCCCGCGATCGCACCGCACGTCTACCTCACCAATCATGA
- a CDS encoding diacylglycerol kinase family protein, with protein MVYNNTHSPNSQYLVPGSRSIVHDLSLQNQPESDPNQRFKRDLAWCIAPTLMVSFKYAWAGVRYAFVTQRNFRIHTLIGTVAITLAILLELPPVEIAVIGLTSGLVMTLELLNTAVEAVVDLTVKQSYHKLAKVAKDCAAGAVLISAIAALLVAGSLLLPPLVTRILLLMR; from the coding sequence ATGGTTTATAACAATACTCACTCTCCCAATTCTCAATACTTAGTTCCCGGTTCCCGGTCGATAGTGCATGACTTGTCACTGCAAAATCAGCCAGAGTCTGACCCGAATCAAAGATTTAAACGAGACTTGGCTTGGTGTATTGCCCCAACCCTAATGGTTAGTTTTAAATATGCTTGGGCGGGAGTTCGCTATGCCTTTGTCACCCAACGGAACTTTCGCATTCATACCCTGATTGGCACAGTGGCAATCACTTTGGCGATTTTGTTAGAATTGCCGCCTGTAGAAATTGCGGTAATTGGCTTGACCAGTGGGCTAGTGATGACCCTGGAATTGCTGAATACAGCAGTTGAGGCAGTGGTTGACTTGACGGTTAAACAGTCCTATCATAAGCTGGCAAAAGTTGCCAAAGACTGTGCGGCAGGTGCAGTTCTCATCTCCGCGATCGCAGCCCTACTCGTTGCTGGTTCCCTACTTTTACCGCCCTTGGTGACTCGCATCCTGTTACTGATGCGCTAA
- a CDS encoding DUF928 domain-containing protein: MTKLKLATKVILPLVLVSILTNLLVFIPPTQAQSQRRSGLIAKIKRFFLGTRSGGTPTGRHRGGAVRDRCPNVDQPLTALVPATDAGIPFVEPTISERPSFWFYVPYFPRSQRNAEFVLIDENEDDVYATTFPLTQPSGIVSLQLPQTIPPLKEGEQYRWVFSVICNPANRSADATVNGWIERVPVNLALSNQLQTATDKALLFAYADQGLWYETLTLLAQLQRTHPQQQELQDDWQDLLQTIGLPETISPSWTTYSLPN, encoded by the coding sequence ATGACGAAACTGAAGTTAGCGACTAAGGTAATTCTCCCTTTAGTCTTAGTCTCCATCCTGACTAACCTACTGGTTTTTATTCCACCGACTCAAGCACAATCACAGCGTCGCTCAGGGTTGATTGCCAAAATCAAACGGTTTTTCTTGGGTACTCGTTCTGGAGGAACCCCAACGGGACGTCACCGAGGCGGAGCCGTGCGCGATCGCTGTCCTAATGTCGATCAACCTCTAACTGCGTTGGTTCCGGCGACTGATGCTGGAATACCCTTTGTTGAGCCAACTATTTCTGAACGTCCGTCCTTTTGGTTTTATGTTCCCTATTTTCCCCGATCCCAGCGTAATGCTGAGTTTGTTTTGATTGATGAAAATGAGGATGATGTCTATGCTACGACGTTTCCCTTGACCCAACCATCAGGAATTGTCAGCCTGCAACTGCCCCAAACGATACCACCGCTAAAAGAAGGTGAGCAGTACCGTTGGGTGTTTTCTGTGATTTGTAACCCAGCTAATCGCTCGGCTGATGCAACGGTTAACGGTTGGATCGAGCGAGTTCCTGTCAATCTTGCCTTGAGCAATCAGTTACAAACAGCTACCGATAAAGCCTTGCTCTTTGCCTATGCCGATCAAGGATTGTGGTATGAAACACTCACCCTTTTAGCTCAGCTTCAACGCACCCATCCTCAGCAGCAGGAGCTACAGGATGACTGGCAGGATTTATTACAAACTATTGGCTTACCTGAGACTATTTCACCGTCTTGGACTACCTATTCTCTACCCAATTAA
- a CDS encoding MBL fold metallo-hydrolase has product MKRRQLMRYVGAGVLGTLGTTLASQFQLAEAQSASGTLTVKWLGHTCFLFTGGGMRILVNPFRTVGCTAGYRPPKVESDLVLISSQLLDEGAAEGLPGNPRILFQPGVYQIGGIRFQGISIPHDRYGGRRLGNNVAWQWEQSGIKLLHLGGAAAPIEIEQKILMGRPDVAFVPVGGSIKAYNPREAKDAIAVLNPKMVIPTHFRTQAADETCQGDYGIEPVDEFLTVMEGMPVSRVNSDMLTLKPSDLPQDGAMIKVLSYRF; this is encoded by the coding sequence ATGAAACGGCGACAGTTGATGCGCTACGTGGGTGCAGGGGTGCTTGGCACTTTGGGAACGACATTGGCTTCACAATTTCAGTTGGCTGAGGCGCAGTCGGCGAGTGGAACACTGACAGTTAAGTGGTTAGGACATACCTGTTTTTTGTTTACAGGTGGAGGGATGCGGATTTTGGTGAATCCGTTTCGGACAGTCGGGTGTACCGCAGGTTATCGTCCGCCAAAAGTGGAGTCGGATTTGGTTTTAATTAGTTCTCAGTTGTTGGATGAAGGTGCGGCTGAGGGATTGCCAGGAAATCCGCGTATTTTGTTTCAACCGGGAGTTTATCAGATTGGGGGGATTCGATTCCAAGGAATTAGCATTCCTCATGATCGCTACGGGGGACGCCGATTGGGAAATAATGTGGCATGGCAATGGGAGCAAAGTGGGATTAAACTTCTCCATTTAGGTGGCGCAGCTGCACCGATTGAAATTGAGCAGAAAATTCTCATGGGGCGTCCGGATGTGGCATTTGTGCCTGTGGGCGGCAGTATTAAAGCCTATAATCCGAGGGAGGCGAAAGACGCGATCGCGGTGTTGAATCCGAAGATGGTCATCCCAACTCATTTCCGTACTCAAGCCGCTGATGAAACCTGTCAGGGCGACTATGGGATTGAACCCGTGGATGAGTTTTTAACGGTGATGGAGGGAATGCCTGTAAGTCGGGTGAACAGCGATATGCTGACGTTGAAACCCTCAGATTTGCCCCAGGATGGTGCGATGATTAAAGTGTTGAGTTATCGATTCTAA